Within Amycolatopsis sp. FDAARGOS 1241, the genomic segment AACCGCGGTGCAGCGGCGCTCACCGCCGCGGCGTCGGTGAGGTCGAGGGGCACGTGCTCGAACGCGACGCCGGCCTCCGGCGCGCGCCGCGAGACGGCCAGTACGTGCCAGCCGGCCTCGGCGAACGCCGTCACGCAGGCCGCGCCGACGAGGCCGCTCGCGCCGGCGACGAGGACAGTCATCGCCGCTCCTCCGGCATCGTGCGGTCCGCCGCCGTGCCGGCGAGCCAGCTGCCGGCGCCGCCGGTCGGGCGCAGCAGCCCTTCCTGCACCACGGTCACCACGAGTTCTCCGTTCTCGTCGGACAGCCGGCCCGACGCCAGACCGCGCGCGCCGGCCATGACCTCGGCTGTCTGTTCGTAGCGCAGCCACCGGTCGGCGCGCGGCGGGCGGTGGAACCACATCGTGTGGTCGAGGCTGACCCCGTCGAACTCGCCGTCGGCGTAGACCACGCCCAGCGGCAGGAGCGCGGTTTCGAGCAGCGTCATATCGGACGCGTACACCACGGCGGCGGCGTGCAGCAGCGGGTCATCCGGCAGCGGTCCGTCGGCACGGACGAGAGTGGTCTGGCCCCGGCGCGGCCGGTCGCGCAAGGCGGGGTCCAGCGGCGGCGGTGGGTCCACGTAGCGCAGGTCGATCGGCCGCGACCGAGTCCACAAAGGACTGAGCCGGTCGCGCCGGTCGCCGAAGCGCTCTTCCCAGCGGGGCAGGGATTCCGCGTCGGTCGCCGCGGGGGCCGGATCCGGGTAGCGCGGGCCGGGCTCGGGCAGCTGGAACGACGCCGTCGCGGTCAGGATCAGCCTGCCGTCCTGGCGCAGCTCGACGCTGCGGAGGTCGAAGCTGCGACCCTCCTTGACCGTGGTCACGTGCAGCTCGATCGGGACGCCGGTGCGGCCGGGCCGGACGAAGCGGGTGTGGAGGCTGTGCACCGGGCGGTCCGGCGCGACGGTCCGGCCCATCGCGACGAGCGCCTGCGCCGCGACTTCACCGCCGAAGAGCCGGTGCAGCGGGTCGTCGCCGCCGGGCTCGCGGAACACGCCGGGCGCCACGGGTTCGAGGTCGAGGCGCTCCAGGAGGTAACGCAGCGCCGGGCTCCTCATGCCGGCCCCGTCGCGAGGAGGGTGGCGGTGGCCGAGACGACGGGTTCACCGCCGGAGCCGGTGATCAGCTGCGTGACGTCGGTGAACCGCAGATCGCCCGCCCGGCCCGTCTTGGTGGTGCGGCCGGTGATCCAGTGCCGCGAGCGCACGGTTTCGCCGGCGACGAGCGGACGGTGGTAGGTGAACGTCTGTCCACCGTGGACGACGGGTCCGGTGCTGCAGGCCCAGCGCGCCGAGTCGGCCACCGGGTCCGGCCGCGCGCCCGAGCCCGGTTGCTCGTCGGGGTACCAGCCGAAGGCGGGCAAGGCGAAGGCGAGCGTCGGGATGCCGGGCACGCCCGCAAGTCCGGCCTGCTCGGCGGCGCGGGTGTCGTACCAGAACGGCGCCCGCGCCCCGACCGCGCGGGCGAGCTGTGTGAGGGGGCCGCGTTCGACGCGCAACCGGTGGTCGGCGACGGGCGCGTCGGCCGGCTCGGCCGGCGGTGGGGGTGCCGGGCCGAGGTCGGCCTCGGCGGTCAGGGCCACCGTGTCGCCGCAGGTGACGGTGAGGTCGACGCCGCCGGGACGGTCCTGCGCCGTGAGGCTGAGCGGTGTGTCGAGGTGAACCGGAGCGCGGAAGCGGGCGCGGCACGCGGCGAGCCCGGCAGGCCCGGCCTCATCGGCCAGGTGTGCGAGCACGCGGCCGAGCGTCAGCATGCCGTGGGCCACGACGCCGGCGAAGCCGGCGGCGCGGGCGGCCGGGGCGTCGTGGTGGATGGTGTTGAAGTCCAGCGCCGCGCCCGAGTAGCGGACGAGGTCGGTGAGGGTGTAGCACCACGTTGTGGTCACGACGTGGCCTCCGGTCCGACGTGCGCCTCGACCGGTTCCGCGTCGCCGCGGCGCAGCCGCAGGTGCGCGCCGTCGACGGTGACGGAGACCGTCGAGCCGACCGGCACCGGTGCCCGGAAGCGCAAGGTCACCGCCCCCGGGGTGCCGCTCGTTTGCAGGGCGTCGCAGGCGAGGGCGAACAGCAGGGAGCCGTGCACGATCGGGGTGCCGAAGCGGGTGCGGGCCGCGAACTCGGGGTCGAGGTGCAGCGGGTTGTGGTCGTCGACGACGTCGGCCCACGCGGCGATCGTGGCGGCGTCGAGGGAAAACCCGGAAGACCCGGTCACTCGGCACCCGCCGGCCAGTCGAGGAGGAACTGCACGGACGCGACCGGCGTGGCGTCGGCGTCGCGCAGGTCCGTGACGATCGCGACGCGACGGCGGCCGGCGCGTTCTCCGACCACAGTGGACTCGATGCGCGCCTGCCACCGGCCGTCGGCGGGCACTTTCCCGCGTGTCGTCTGGGAGATCTCGCGCAGTACCCCGCCGGGCGGCATCGGGCGGCCGCGGGTGTAGGCGAGCCGCCCGACCACCGACGCGAGACCGGCCGGGGTTTCGTCGCCCGACCAGCCCGTCACGGCGCAGTACGCGGGCAGCAGTGCGGGGCCGACGTCGAGGGGGACCCACTCGCCGTGTGTGTCGAGGTCGGCCACTCGCAGCACCGCGCTCACCGGAACCGCGCCACGGCCGCCTGCGCCGCCGGTCCGGTCGCGGACGAGGCCTGCGCCCAGGACTCGAACTCCAGCGTCGCGGCGAAGTCCCCGGTCCGGGCGAGCCCGACCGCCTTCTTGATGTCGCGCACCAGCGCTGGATCCGTGGCGGCCCAGCGGTCGGCGTAGGCCGTCGCGACGGCCAGCGGGTCGTCCGCCAGCTCCAGCGCGACCCCGGCCCGCACGGCCGCGTCGCCGTCGAGCGCTCCCCCGTCGAGCAGCAGCGCCAGCGCCCGCTGCGCGCCGAGCACGTCGACGAGGAACCACGTGCAGCCACCGCCGGGGTGCAACCCGATCCGCGCGAACGTGGCGGCGAACGACGCCCGCGGTCCGGCGATGCGGACGTCGCACGCCAGCGCGAGGTTCAGCCCCGCACCGACCGCGGCGCCCTGCACCGCGGCGACGGTCGGGATCGCCAGGTCGCGCAGGCGCAGGAAACTGTCGTAGACCGCGTGCAGATCACGGCGGAGGTCCGCGACCGCACGGCCCGTCTCCCCGAACACGGCGGGCAGGTCCGCGCCGGCGCAGAACGCCTTGCCGGCACCGGTGACGACGAGCGCGCGGGCGTCCGAGTCGGCGGCCACGGCGGCGATCGCATCGGTGAGGTCCCGGCACATCTGCGCGTCGAGGCAGTTGCGGCGGTCGGGGTCGGCGAGGGTGAGCGTCCAGCGCCCATCTTTGTTCTCGAGATCGACTTTGCTCATCGTGCGTCCTCCGCTCCGGAGAGGTCTTCGGTCACCCAGTCCCACACCGCGTCCGGGCCGAGCCGGGTGAGCCGCTCGCCCAGCAACCGCGCCCAGTGGCGTTCGCCGCCGAACTCGTCGCGCCACGACCAGAGCCGGCGGGTGGCCAGGTGCAGCGGGTGCTCGCGGGTCACGCCCATGGCGCCGTGCAGCTGGTGCGCGCCGCGGGCGACCTCGGTGGCCGCCTGTGCCGTGATCACCACGGCCGCCGCCACCCGGTCGAGGTCGCCGCTCGCCGCGACCGCCGACGCCACCGCGGTGCGCGCGAGCGTCAGCTGCGACTGCATCCGCGCGAGCGTCGCGCCGACGGCCTGGAACTTGATGAGCGGACGGCCGAACTGCTCCCGCACGGTCACGTGCGCCACGGTGTGCGCGACGGCGGTTTCCAGTGCGCCGGCCGTCGCCGCGGCGTGCAGCAGCGCACCGGTCGCGGCGAGCGACTCCGGCACCTCGCCGACCCGCTCGGCCGGGGAACGGTCGAACCGCACGGAATCACGCGGTTCGCCGGCCAGGTTGGCGCCGGGCTCGACGCCCACGCCGGGCGCGTCCGCCGCGACCACGACCAGCACCTGCGTCCCGTCCGCGTCGCGGGCCGGGACGACGAACCGTTCGGCCGCGCGCGCCCAGCGCACGCGGCTCGCGGTGCCCGACAGCTCGGTGCCGGCCAGCACCAGCTCTTCCCCGGGGCGGGGCAGCACCACGGTCGCCGGTCCCGGGGGCACGGCGTGCCCGGCCGCCCCGAGCACGAGGCCGGCCCACGCCGTTTCCAGCAACGGCAGCGCGACGGCGTGCCGGCCGGCCGCTTCGGCGAACTCGGCCAGCTCCGCCAGGCCGCCACCGGATCCGCCGAGCTCCTCGGGAATGCCGACACCGGGCCAGCCCAGCTCGGTGACCGTGGCCCACACCGCCGGCAGGCTGCCGTCGGGATCACCGCCGTGGCCGCTCAGTACGTCGTCGGCGACCGCGCGCAGCCCGGACTCGTCGGCCGGTCGGCCCGCGGCGGCCGCCGAGCGGGCGATGATCGTGCGCAGCACCTCGGTGGTGCCGCCGCGGATCGTGAACCCGGGTGCGGCGAGCACGCCCTGCGCGAGCAACCCCACTTCGCCTTCCGCGAAGGGGTCGGGTTCGACGTCGAGGACCGCGCGGGCCAGCTCGTTGACGTCGCCTTCGAAGGTGGTGCCGAGATCCTTCAGCTCCGCGGCCTGCTGCACGGGCGCGGCGCCACCGTCGATGGCGATCGCCACCCGCCACGCCAGCTGCCGCAGCGTCGCCAGCCGCGCGAGCGCCTCGCCGATGCGCACCGCCGCGTCCGGGGCCGGCGTCGTGGTGTGGGCGACGACCGCGGCCAGCAGCGGGTACGTGCTCAGCACCCGTTCCATGCCGCCGCGTTCGAAGGCGAGCTGCTCGGTGACCTGCTGCCAGCCGTTGCCCGGCTCGCCGAGCACGTGGTCGGCCGGCACGAAGACGTCGTCGAACACGACCTCGTTGAAGTGGTGGTCGCCGCGCAGGTCGAAGATCGGCCGGATGTCGACGCCCTCGGAGGTGAGGTCGACGATGAACTCGGTGAGCCCCTCGTGCTTCGAGCCGCTCGCGTCGGTGCGCGCCAGCACGTACGCGTGGGTCGCGCGGTGGGCGTGGCTGGTCCAGATCTTGCGCCCGCGCACCCGCCAGCCACCGGGCACCGGCCCGGCCACGGTGTGCACGGAAGCCAGGTCCGAGCCCGACTCCGTCTCGCTCATGCCCAGGCAGAACGACACATCACCCCGGATGATGAGCGGCAGGTAGGTCTTCTGCAGTTCGGGTGAGCCGTACCGGAGGATGGCCGGGCCGATCTGCCGGTCGCCCATCCAGTGCGCGGCGACCGGCGCGCCCGCGCGCAGCAGCTCCTCGGTGACCACGAGCCGAGCGAGGTTGGAGCGGCCTGCACCACCGAACTCGGCGGGCCAGGTCATGCCGACCCAGCCGCGGGCGGCGAGCTCCCGGCTGAATTCCGGGTCGTACCCGCGCAGCCACGCGTCGCACCGGGGCGTGAACGCGCCTTGTTCCTGGCGTTCCCGGGCAAATGCCCGCACCTGCGCCCGCAGTGCGGTCAGGTCCGTCGTCGGGTCCTCGGTCATCGCAGCACCTCCACTTCCGCGTGCGCCCGGCGCGCCACCGCGTACCCACGCTCTGCAGCCTCCGCCAGAACCCCCGCTGCCGCACGGCGGTCCTCCGGAGACACGCCGGCGCGCGGCTGCGGTGCGGAGACGTCGACGCCGAGCCCGCGCATGTGGGCCGTGAAGGCTTCGGCGCCGGGCACGTCCGCGGCCAGCTCTTCGAGCTGCGGTTCGACGCCCAGCCGGACGCTGCCCCAGCGGGTGTGCAGCCGGACGAGCGACCTCGCGCCGGGCGCGGCGGTCACCTGCTCGACGCGGTTCTGGATGCGGCGGAGATCACTGCCGCCGTGCAGCCACACGAGCTCCCGCGCGGCCGCGGCGACGTCCGGCGCGCCGCCGCCCCCGGGCAGCCGCACCGCGGGCCGGTCCCGGGCGCCGAGGAAGGAGGAGTTGACGCGGCCGAGGACGTCGACGTTGCTCGCGTCCAGCACGACGCGGTCGAACCGGCGGGCCATCCCCAGCAGCACGTCGGACGTGGTGGCGCGCCAGCCGAGCGCGTCGGCGTAGGCCGGGTAGTCGGTGGTGCTCGTCGGCACGGCCGCGCCGGCGTCCCAGCACCCGGCGCCCGCTTCGAAGACCTGCACGAACTGCTCGCCGTCGAGCGCGTGGGCGAGCCGGCCGGCGAGCACGGGCCAGTGGAAGCCCGTGAAGACCCAGCCGCCGCGGCGGAACTCGCGGGCGGCGCGAACGAGGAAGTCGACGGTCGGCGTGCTCACGAAACCACCTCCGCGGCGAGGACTTCGCCGGCCAGCCACTGCCGGAACCCTTCCGGCGTGCGCGAAAGCTCGGCGTAGCGTTCGTAGGCCGCGACATCCCGGTCGTAGCGGCCGATGGTGCCGTCGGGCGCGACTGCGCCGGGCAGGTGCACGAACGCGTCGACGAGCAGCCCGGGGATCGTCACGCCCCGCGCCCGCACCTGTTCGCCAGGCACGACGTCCTCGGCGACGAGCACCACGCGCTCGGCCGCCTGGGCAGCCAGCAGTACCTCACCCAGGGGCCCGCGGATGTGCCCGTTGCCCTGCTCGTCGACCACGTCGACGTGGACGAAGGCGACGTCGGGCCGCTCGGCGCGCACCACCGTGGTGCTCCCGAACGGACTGTCCACAGTGGCCAACAGCCCGCCGGTCCAGTCGTCGTCGCGGTAGCCGGTGCCGGGCAGGCCCGTGACCGGCAGGAACGGCACGCCGTGCGCGCCGGCGGTCAGCGCGCTGCTGAACAGGCCGAGGCTCAGCTCGTGCAGCTCGACCGTGCCGGCGTCGGATTCGGCCAGGCGGCGGAAGTTCCACGCCGGCGCCGGTCCGACGGGACTCCAGCAGTGCCCGAACGTCGCCGACCGCAGCACCCCCGCGCCGAGCAGCTGGTCGAGCAGCAGCCCACCGGAGGCGATCACCGCGTCGAGGTCGTGCAAGCCCTGGCGGATCAGCTCGTGCCCGACGCAGAACAGCTGCGCGCCGAAATTGCCGAGGTACACGCGCGTGCCGGGCCGGACGTGGGTGCGCACGGCATCGGCCAGTGAGGTCTGGTCCGTCACCGGTAGGCCTCCGGCAGCATGTGCAGGCCCGCGCCGAGGTGCGCGCCGCCGTCGATCTGCAGCAGCTGGCCGGTCATCAGCGCGCCGGCGGGGCTGGCGAGGAAGGCGACCAGCTCGGCCACGTCGGCCGTGGGTGTCGGCTGTTGCATCGGCGTGGCCTTGTGCACGAGGTTGCCGAGCACGTGCTCGCTCGCCTCGTCGTTCAGCGCGTGGGTCAGCACGGTGCCGGGGCCGACGCAGTTGATGCGGATCCCGTCGGTGGCCCATTCGAGCGCGAGCGTGCGGGTCAGGCCGAGCACACCGGCGCGGGCGGCGATCGAGTGTGCCATGCCCATGCCGCCTCGCTCCACTCCGGACAGCGAGAGGTTCACGACGCTCCCCCGTGTCCGCGCGAGGTAGGGGTGTGCGGCCTTGGTCAGGTGGAAGATGCTGGTGAGGTTGAGGTCCAGCACGGAGTTCCAGCCGTTGACCGAGATGTCGAGCGCCTTGGCGAAGAACTGGCCGCCGGCGTTGTTCACCAGCAGCCCCAGCCCACGGCTTTGGCCGACCTCGGTCAGGGCCGCGGTGGCGGTTTCGGTGTCGCGGACGTCGCACACCCGGTGGTCGTAGCCGCCGGGGCCCTCGAGCAGGTCGCCGGTCTCCTTGAGGGAGTCCTCGTGGCGGCCGAGGCCGGTGACGTGGGCGCCGAGCTGCACGAGCCGCTGCGTGACGGCCCGGCCGATCCCGCTGCCGGCGCCGGTGACGAGCGCGGACAGGCCGTCGAGCGTGCCCTTCGCGAGCACGCGGGGTTCGGTGGTGGCTGCGGTCATCGCGCTGTCTCCTCGGATTTCGCGGTGGCGCGCTCGGGACGCGCCGGGGCGGGCCGGCGGTGCGGCCGGTGCCCGGAGAACGAGACGGGGTACTGCGGCACGGCTTCGCCACCGGGTTCGCGGGCGACGACCGCCCCCGGCCGCTCCGCCACCGTCGCGGCGAGCGCAGCGACGGGGTCACGCACGGCCCCGGCCGGGATGCCGAGCTCACGCAGGCGTTCGTCGACCTCGGCGACGGTGTGGCGGCGGGTCCACGTCTCGACGGCCGCGTCGAACGTCGCGCGGTCGGCGATCCGTTGCGGTGCGGGGGCGTCCGGGGTGTCCGGGCCACCCACCAGTGGACGCAGCAGCGCCCAGTGCTTGTCGAGCCCGGCGTACACGTAGCAGTGGCCGTCGCGGCATTCGTACACATTGGACGGTGCCGTGGCGGCGTCGCGGTTGCCCTGCCCGGCGGTGAAGGTCCCCTCGTCGGCGGCCAGCAGCGACGCCGGACCGGTGAGCGAGGCCATCGCGACCTCGATCATCGGCACGTCGATCTCCAGCGCCGGCGCTCGCCGCGGGTCGAGCAAGGCCATCGCGGTCGCCATCGCGGCGTGCAGGCCGCTGAACACGTCGGTCGGGTAGCCGGCCGCGATGCTCGGCCGGCGCTGTTCATCCGCGTTCAGCACGGCGAACCCGCTCACCGCCTGGGCGATCGAATCGAAGCACGTGCGCGGGTCGCCGGCG encodes:
- a CDS encoding CaiB/BaiF CoA-transferase family protein, with the protein product MSAPQPLRGRRIVDLSQYIAGAVCGQVLADYGAEVVKVEPPGGDPSRALAGSRFGSSYFRAYNTNKTAVALDLRDPGDRARLDELLAGADAVVLNFGRRTRERLQLDAAALHAEHPGLVVTVVSAYGAGDPRTCFDSIAQAVSGFAVLNADEQRRPSIAAGYPTDVFSGLHAAMATAMALLDPRRAPALEIDVPMIEVAMASLTGPASLLAADEGTFTAGQGNRDAATAPSNVYECRDGHCYVYAGLDKHWALLRPLVGGPDTPDAPAPQRIADRATFDAAVETWTRRHTVAEVDERLRELGIPAGAVRDPVAALAATVAERPGAVVAREPGGEAVPQYPVSFSGHRPHRRPAPARPERATAKSEETAR
- a CDS encoding MaoC family dehydratase; protein product: MTGSSGFSLDAATIAAWADVVDDHNPLHLDPEFAARTRFGTPIVHGSLLFALACDALQTSGTPGAVTLRFRAPVPVGSTVSVTVDGAHLRLRRGDAEPVEAHVGPEATS
- a CDS encoding CoA-transferase; translation: MTDQTSLADAVRTHVRPGTRVYLGNFGAQLFCVGHELIRQGLHDLDAVIASGGLLLDQLLGAGVLRSATFGHCWSPVGPAPAWNFRRLAESDAGTVELHELSLGLFSSALTAGAHGVPFLPVTGLPGTGYRDDDWTGGLLATVDSPFGSTTVVRAERPDVAFVHVDVVDEQGNGHIRGPLGEVLLAAQAAERVVLVAEDVVPGEQVRARGVTIPGLLVDAFVHLPGAVAPDGTIGRYDRDVAAYERYAELSRTPEGFRQWLAGEVLAAEVVS
- a CDS encoding MaoC family dehydratase N-terminal domain-containing protein; protein product: MTTTWCYTLTDLVRYSGAALDFNTIHHDAPAARAAGFAGVVAHGMLTLGRVLAHLADEAGPAGLAACRARFRAPVHLDTPLSLTAQDRPGGVDLTVTCGDTVALTAEADLGPAPPPPAEPADAPVADHRLRVERGPLTQLARAVGARAPFWYDTRAAEQAGLAGVPGIPTLAFALPAFGWYPDEQPGSGARPDPVADSARWACSTGPVVHGGQTFTYHRPLVAGETVRSRHWITGRTTKTGRAGDLRFTDVTQLITGSGGEPVVSATATLLATGPA
- a CDS encoding enoyl-CoA hydratase, which produces MSKVDLENKDGRWTLTLADPDRRNCLDAQMCRDLTDAIAAVAADSDARALVVTGAGKAFCAGADLPAVFGETGRAVADLRRDLHAVYDSFLRLRDLAIPTVAAVQGAAVGAGLNLALACDVRIAGPRASFAATFARIGLHPGGGCTWFLVDVLGAQRALALLLDGGALDGDAAVRAGVALELADDPLAVATAYADRWAATDPALVRDIKKAVGLARTGDFAATLEFESWAQASSATGPAAQAAVARFR
- a CDS encoding acyl-CoA dehydrogenase family protein; translated protein: MTEDPTTDLTALRAQVRAFARERQEQGAFTPRCDAWLRGYDPEFSRELAARGWVGMTWPAEFGGAGRSNLARLVVTEELLRAGAPVAAHWMGDRQIGPAILRYGSPELQKTYLPLIIRGDVSFCLGMSETESGSDLASVHTVAGPVPGGWRVRGRKIWTSHAHRATHAYVLARTDASGSKHEGLTEFIVDLTSEGVDIRPIFDLRGDHHFNEVVFDDVFVPADHVLGEPGNGWQQVTEQLAFERGGMERVLSTYPLLAAVVAHTTTPAPDAAVRIGEALARLATLRQLAWRVAIAIDGGAAPVQQAAELKDLGTTFEGDVNELARAVLDVEPDPFAEGEVGLLAQGVLAAPGFTIRGGTTEVLRTIIARSAAAAGRPADESGLRAVADDVLSGHGGDPDGSLPAVWATVTELGWPGVGIPEELGGSGGGLAELAEFAEAAGRHAVALPLLETAWAGLVLGAAGHAVPPGPATVVLPRPGEELVLAGTELSGTASRVRWARAAERFVVPARDADGTQVLVVVAADAPGVGVEPGANLAGEPRDSVRFDRSPAERVGEVPESLAATGALLHAAATAGALETAVAHTVAHVTVREQFGRPLIKFQAVGATLARMQSQLTLARTAVASAVAASGDLDRVAAAVVITAQAATEVARGAHQLHGAMGVTREHPLHLATRRLWSWRDEFGGERHWARLLGERLTRLGPDAVWDWVTEDLSGAEDAR
- a CDS encoding acyl-CoA thioesterase II; the encoded protein is MRSPALRYLLERLDLEPVAPGVFREPGGDDPLHRLFGGEVAAQALVAMGRTVAPDRPVHSLHTRFVRPGRTGVPIELHVTTVKEGRSFDLRSVELRQDGRLILTATASFQLPEPGPRYPDPAPAATDAESLPRWEERFGDRRDRLSPLWTRSRPIDLRYVDPPPPLDPALRDRPRRGQTTLVRADGPLPDDPLLHAAAVVYASDMTLLETALLPLGVVYADGEFDGVSLDHTMWFHRPPRADRWLRYEQTAEVMAGARGLASGRLSDENGELVVTVVQEGLLRPTGGAGSWLAGTAADRTMPEERR
- a CDS encoding SDR family NAD(P)-dependent oxidoreductase; amino-acid sequence: MTAATTEPRVLAKGTLDGLSALVTGAGSGIGRAVTQRLVQLGAHVTGLGRHEDSLKETGDLLEGPGGYDHRVCDVRDTETATAALTEVGQSRGLGLLVNNAGGQFFAKALDISVNGWNSVLDLNLTSIFHLTKAAHPYLARTRGSVVNLSLSGVERGGMGMAHSIAARAGVLGLTRTLALEWATDGIRINCVGPGTVLTHALNDEASEHVLGNLVHKATPMQQPTPTADVAELVAFLASPAGALMTGQLLQIDGGAHLGAGLHMLPEAYR